The Solanum lycopersicum chromosome 2, SLM_r2.1 DNA window TAGATTAAATACAATGAGCTTGATGAGTCATTTGGTTTCTATTGGATATTGGAATTTGgacatgaaagaaaaaattattttgacttttGCCTACTTTTTGTGTACTTTAAATTGAGTTTAAAAGGTTAATTACATAATCTccgtaattatttatttatttttaaattaatatatctattaaaaaaataatttttgatatattgaattaattatttcacttttattaattaagaagtgaataaattaaaaattaaattttcttaagaaattctatattttctaaaataattaattgatgatataataggaaaaaaattattatttcttaatttgttaGTAGTAATTAGGGACAGATAAAGTTATAAATATCAATTACTCTCTCTAGTTCATACTTTTCCTATATTAgctttttacatttttaaaaaaattataaatataaaaataattttattatatcatcacgtgaaaataataaatataatatcttaaaaagTATAATAAGGAAATGACTATAACGAATGATAAAGGTAAACTAGAATTAAGTGTGAGATTATCCATTGATTTTATAAAGTGAACAAGTATTgttaaacatttcaaaatagtaTAGTAGATAACTATTGTTAGACATCGaaagtaaaagtaaatgaattgTTGAGATATGGTACGTTCtttagtataaaatattaagaataaaattaaagttgttTTCCATTATTACCATTATTTTGAATTACAATCACTATCTCTCTGGTTACTTAATATGGTATAGTGTGAGTTTCAGCATACATTCATATCGTTTGAGTCTGAGTCTGTtcgataatttaatttatattttttattttgaatcaaagaagttacaataaaataagtttGATATTCATTAATAGATATGGATACTTTGagttcttaaaatttttattaccTAAGTTAAGTTGCTTCttcttacaaaaataaaatatctaaatcaattattcatattaaattacCTTAATAATTCTTCATTCTTACCACAATCAAACTAAATAAAGTGGAAAAGccataaaaacaatttttaaagaaatgtcATGGAGATATTAATAAGGCCATAAATATTAACAACATGAGTAAAATCATGTCCAAACATAAAGTATTTTGACAATAACTTGGTACTCTAGTAAATTACTATCATTATATATGAGTTAATACCCAATTTATAGGGTACTAGACTTGAATCCAAATagtaaatataagaaaaaaaattgattatcaTTTGAATTTCGAGTTTGCTCATAGTATGTTCAAAACCTATGGATGGTGTCAACATATAtcaatcaaattgatttttcaaactcatacatcaaattaaatttacgataaaataagtcaaaataaaattttatttacatttcaaatcaaaaaaatacaaatcatcTATTTTTCGTTTATACatcttcaatttaatttatagtcgaaaaattaaagtatttaatttgatatgaacATCACTGTatataaataagtttttatcatttgttttatttttcaacaaaaaggagaatAAAAAAATGGAATCTTTTCTACATGTAGTGTGTTGtttccttttcattttatgGAATTATTCTGCAACTTGAGGGTAGTGGGGCCCACCAAAAGGGGGTGTGGGGTAAGTTCTAGGAAAATGCATCTTTTTAAGTGTCACGCGCTAGAGGGGAGTTTTGGTACTTTCAACCAATCAGAGGCACGCGTGTTTGACACGACGAATTCTGCTACTGTTTAGATCTAATGATGCTGACTCAGCTGCCTAATAATCGTTCTAATTCCAACctgtctttttcttttctcagttttttttttctattttatgaaatttgctataaaaagaaaaaggcatGGAAGAATAACAAAAAGGCAATATTTGGCGGCATGGAATTTCCATTTGTATATTGcttattttctaaaaaggtcacaaatatctttaaaattatttcagaAGATAACCTTtcatttatctattttattgaatattttttcttcGACTTGTTTTCCTTTTCGGTAAAATTAATACACctcttatttatttctttttaagtaattaaaaatgAGGATGATGATTAAATAGAATaggtatatatttttaatttatcaaggATATAATCTAAGATAGATTGAAAGTTGGTGATTATAAAATAGGGTTGTAAGTAGTCTAGTTGCGTCGCACTTTATGAGGTAGACAAGGGGGCTAGATCCTCCTAATAGAAGTTACACgaaatttattgttatttttataatcatACGATTTATTATTGTTCAATGTGTGTTACTTTATTCAATAACTCTAGTTattctttgttatatttttgtcaTAGTAATTCACAAAACCTCTCTTTTGATCCGAAAGTGTATAAAAAATAACTCTTCTACTCTACAAATAAAAGGTAAGATCTACACAcatctcaaaatttaaaacaaaaatcatatatGAGAATATTAGATTACTCACAAAATTCAGAGGTACATCTAATTTTTCTCACAAATAAATTTGACTTCTTTAATTCAATGGCTAATTTATATTTGCTGTGACATATATTCGTTGAAATGATGTCTACACATTTAGACACTCAATATTTGTGACCTTAGTGAGAAAGGGATATTATTCACCTTTGAAAGAtactaaaaagaagaaattattttattatatttacttCATTTGCAATAAATTTACATCATGTTACGATAACATGCTCGTCTACACTTGCAAGTGAAGTTTCGAATAGTAAATATAGAGATCCATTTATATGGATTCAACTTTTTCACTGGCTTCTTTCTAAAaggtttatatttataaaatcagAATTTTGCTATGTTTTGCATTTATAATGTCAAGCTTCTCAAAGTGTATGAAACTGGCCTCTCATCAATTACACCTCTTCAACTAGATAAAACAGTAACTTAAGACAAAGTTTGACCTGGTGCATAACAAACCATGAGGCAATTTACAATTGTTGATACCTGAATCATCAAAAGCTAGTTCGTCTACATGTCGAAGGCATCAAAACTGACTGGCACCCTACACAGACATTGAATATGTGATAGTGTCAACGCTGAGTTCCATCTACACCAACCAACCATCAGCCTACAAAAATGTTAAGAGCCAGATGGCATCACCACCAGAGATCTCTTCCAACTAGAAGATGTGCACCATGTACAGTTTGAACATTAAAGACTACCTGATTCATGATAGAACTATCAGGACCCATAGTCTAAGGAAGGGCCTTGTCAATTGTTACCAGCTAGCATTACACCTCGCAAAGTCTCTTCGCATTTTCAACTGTTTCAATGTAGAAGTACAATCTCCACAGTGTTGCTTTGTCCTACAATAGGCCCATTGGGAACTTAGAAACCAGGAACTTGGAGAAATTAACACAattgcaaaaaaataataacatatgtTTACCTCGTTTTCTAGATCAACATACACCTCACTGCAGGAATGTCTCTCCACTTGCTTGCCACGGCAGAAAATCTGGACAACACGATCAAGATTCTTAGGTGGAAGGTCCCGTATCAACTGCCGAAGGTGTTGTTTTTCAGGAAAGGTCATTAACCTGCCAACGGCAAATGAAAACCCAGAGAAAAATTTCAGGACAAATCCAACGAGCAACAAGCCAACATAAAATACCGAGATCTCATGTACTACTATTCGACACCAATTAATCAATTCCGCATAAACACCAATTTTAGTAGGATCTACCATACGGATACTCTTTAATCATTCTTCCCTATTTGAGGTCCTTCTAAAATAACAATGGAGGAATTAGACCCTGCCCAGCAGGATCAAACTACAGACCTCCAATTTACAAGTAGATGCTCCACCACTGATCTACAGCAGCCCAAAAAATCTACAAGATATTCTACTATTGTCTTCTAAAAGTTTTTTTGCATGAGTTAGGCTTCTAATACTGTCATGCTTCTAATGGACAGAAATTTACTTGGTTTCAGGAGTGCAAGGAATTTACACCAAGCCAGCCTCTAATTGGGCATAATAAACCAGGGCAACATATTGTAATTACAACAAGGCCATATATTCAGATACATTAAGGCAATCACATAGTTGTAACCTTTATAGGCACACACAGTCCTTTCTACACTTGTCAGTCACTGAACACCAACGAACCCTTCTTCCcaaactttttcttctttgcttcATTTTTTCTATGAAGAAGAATTTCATTAAAAGGCATCAAGAAGATGCTGACAAAATTACAGGGCATAAAAGGAGTTGCTCTGTTACTTCCTTCAGATTATGACAGAATATTTATCGGAGAATATAAAACAGAAATAGAAAAGAACAATGACGATCCCACTACTAAATTTAGACAAAGAATAAATTGTCACACTTCTTTAACCTTGGACATTTTAGATTCTTTCTCAATCTAAAGGCTGTGTTGTAGGAGTTAAATATTGTCAGAGATGATTTAATCTATTAAGTATGAAATGCATAAAAAATGTATTGTATCACACAAGCATTATATCACAAAATTATAATCTTGTTTTGaatcttctaagaaattttgGTTCCAGAGAAGATTTAGAGGCAAAGCCAATCCAACTTCAGCTTCCTAAGGTTCTTATACGCCGAACAAACAAAACAGAAatgaaaacaacaataaaacGAAACAAATTCTGAAATGAAAACTTCAAATCTTCATGTATCAAATATTCCGAAGTATAAAAGAACTAAGGAAACATACTAAAATGGGAACAGAAAATAATTCAACTTCCAATGTGTTTTGAAATACCTGCAATTCGACATAACAATATCAAGAAGTTCTTCAAGCTTCTCCTCCATGTACCCAAGCTGGCATATTGTCCAACCACAGATTAGATATAGCTAACAAATGTACTAAAACCAGTAAAACTCCTGATAGAGAGAGACACAAACTCCAGCCAAGTTACCGTCGATACAAGTTCATCATAATGCTTCTCTATCAGACTCTCAACCTTTGCGCTATCATTTTGTAGCAAAAACTGCAAATCGTTGTGGACCTGGAAAACAGGAACTAGGGGTGATGAATCATTTCTTTGCAActacatcaattcaacattcTAAGCAGCATGTTAGTTCAGCTTAATAATCGAAGTTTTTTCTTAACCAGTAAAACTCGACAAATAGAAAAAGCAAGCCTAGAAAAGTGCaccagagagagagagagagagatggatCTTACATCCCCGTCTTCAGGAGTTGCTCCATCATTTTGATCCTTCTTTGCAAGGGAATCTTTTACCTGTTCACCTTCAAGTTTTTTAACATCATTCGTCGTATCTCCTCTAGATGGCGAGATATTCAAGTCTTCTCTTTTTGAATCCTACATATAAGGATTCAAAGAAAGCGTCAAATACATTTCTATAAATAAAGCCAAATGTGGGGTGAGCCTCAGGCAGTGAATTGTTTCACCAATAGATAGTCGGATGAAGGAAGACCCTCAGGTCTGTTCAGAGGGTGGGAAGGAATTCCCATCACTCAACCACACCAAAATATGAAGTCTAACATGACACAAGTTTTTGTTTAGCATTATAGCCACTGAAGTTCAGG harbors:
- the LOC101254447 gene encoding transcription factor GTE6 isoform X4 — protein: MGRVASTECNRQGPDYFGLFASEVAELISQDEDFLPISDQIFEKSGEVNGVVEEKNSSMNSYIAKEFRYTGGSASLFSDCFGAHVSNFGKERLKLLLRQSVVALSQEVDEDSKREDLNISPSRGDTTNDVKKLEGEQVKDSLAKKDQNDGATPEDGDVHNDLQFLLQNDSAKVESLIEKHYDELLGYMEEKLEELLDIVMSNCRLMTFPEKQHLRQLIRDLPPKNLDRVVQIFCRGKQVERHSCSEVYVDLENEDKATLWRLYFYIETVENAKRLCEV
- the LOC101254447 gene encoding transcription factor GTE6 isoform X3, giving the protein MGRVASTECNRQGPDYFGLFASEVAELISQDEDFLPISDQIFEKSGEVNGVVEEKNSSMNSYIAKEFRYTGGSASLFSDCFGAHVSNFGKERLKLLLRQSVVALSQEVDEDSKREDLNISPSRGDTTNDVKKLEGEQVKDSLAKKDQNDGATPEDGDVHNDLQFLLQNDSAKVESLIEKHYDELVSTLGYMEEKLEELLDIVMSNCRLMTFPEKQHLRQLIRDLPPKNLDRVVQIFCRGKQVERHSCSEVYVDLENEDKATLWRLYFYIETVENAKRLCEV
- the LOC101254447 gene encoding uncharacterized protein isoform X1 — protein: MGRVASTECNRQGPDYFGLFASEVAELISQDEDFLPISDQIFEKSGEVNGVVEEKNSSMNSYIAKEFRYTGGSASLFSDCFGAHVSNFGKERLKLLLRQSVVALSQEVDEILDPVFSICQLRSCLRYKESLLAVPGPVSNSDQGNHPQKKLKASPLSDSKREDLNISPSRGDTTNDVKKLEGEQVKDSLAKKDQNDGATPEDGDVHNDLQFLLQNDSAKVESLIEKHYDELVSTLGYMEEKLEELLDIVMSNCRLMTFPEKQHLRQLIRDLPPKNLDRVVQIFCRGKQVERHSCSEVYVDLENEDKATLWRLYFYIETVENAKRLCEV
- the LOC101254447 gene encoding uncharacterized protein isoform X2; its protein translation is MGRVASTECNRQGPDYFGLFASEVAELISQDEDFLPISDQIFEKSGEVNGVVEEKNSSMNSYIAKEFRYTGGSASLFSDCFGAHVSNFGKERLKLLLRQSVVALSQEVDEILDPVFSICQLRSCLRYKESLLAVPGPVSNSDQGNHPQKKLKASPLSDSKREDLNISPSRGDTTNDVKKLEGEQVKDSLAKKDQNDGATPEDGDVHNDLQFLLQNDSAKVESLIEKHYDELLGYMEEKLEELLDIVMSNCRLMTFPEKQHLRQLIRDLPPKNLDRVVQIFCRGKQVERHSCSEVYVDLENEDKATLWRLYFYIETVENAKRLCEV